The following are encoded together in the Lepidochelys kempii isolate rLepKem1 chromosome 7, rLepKem1.hap2, whole genome shotgun sequence genome:
- the SF3B2 gene encoding splicing factor 3B subunit 2 isoform X2, which produces MATEHPEPPKGELPLPAYGAWAPAELQAKLAEIGAPVQGSREELVERLQTYTLQTGIVLSRPSLRGDDGDKPTPPPIPGQLPGIPLPPPPMGMPPMQPPPPPPPPPGISLNFPMGVGPPPPPPGMGPPLRMQSVDPSALSEEDRLKLAQQQAAMLMQQEERAKQAAVLLEQERQKEMAKLAPPVPRPPLDVGPVRPIGPRPPMVPRGSAPVGPPLPGVPIGPPGPRPRGPPPPPGEEGRETDDSTVGPKIPQALEKILQLKEIRQEELITVPGTTDDDMETDLKALISISASETEEDMALSKKERNRKRRNRKKKKKARVAAEGKGEKESPRTEPKDSESVVEIEYVTEEPEIYDPNFIFFKRIFDAFKLTDDVKKDKEKEPDKADKPESAAAPKKKGFEEDRKGSDDDSSDDEQEKKPEAPKLSKKKLRRMNRFTVAELKQLVARPDVVEMHDVTAQDPKLLVHLKATRNSVPVPRHWCFKRKYLQGKRGIEKPPFELPDFIKRTGIQEMREALQEKEEQKTMKSKMREKVRPKMGKIDIDYQKLHDAFFKWQTKPKLTIHGDLYYEGKEFETRLKEKKPGDLSDELRIALGMPVGPNAHKVPPPWLIAMQRYGPPPSYPNLKIPGLNSPIPEGCSFGYHAGGWGKPPVDETGKPLYGDVFGTNASEFQTKAEEEEIDRTPWGELEPSDEESSEEEEEEESDEEKPDETGFITPADSGLITPGGFSSVPAGMETPELIELRKKKIEEAMDGSETPQLFTVLPEKRTATVGGAMMGSTHIYDMSTVMSRKGPVPEIQGVEVALAPEELELDPMAMTQKYEEHVREQQAQVEKEDFSDMVAEHAAKQKQKKRKAQPQDTRGGGKKYKEFKF; this is translated from the exons ATGGCGACCGAGCACCCAGAGCCGCCGAAGGGGGAGCTGCCGCTGCCGGCCTACGGGGCCTGGGCGCCCGCCGAGCTGCAAGCGAAGTTggccgagatcggggccccggtGCAAG GCAGCCGTGAGGAGCTGGTGGAGAGGCTGCAGACATACACGCTGCAG ACTGGCATCGTGCTGAGCAGGCCGTCTCTTAGGGGAGATGATGGTGAcaagcccaccccacccccgataCCTGGACAG CTCCCTGGGAtccccttgccccctccccccatggggatGCCACCCATGCAGCCCccgccaccccctcctcctccccctggcaTCAGTCTCAACTTCCCCATGGGCGTGGGGCCCCCTCCGCCGCCCCCAGGCATGGGCCCCCCCCTCCGCATGCAGAGTGTGGACCCCTCGGCTCTGTCAGAGGAAGATCGTCTGAAGCTGGCGCAGCAGCAGGCAGCCATGCTAATGCAGCAGGAAGAGAGGGCTAAGCAG GCTGCAGTCTTACTAGAACAGGAGCGACAGAAAGAGATGGCCAAGCTGGCCCCCCCGGTGCCCAGACCCCCTCTGGATGTGGGGCCTGTCAGACCCATAGGACCAAGGCCCCCAATGGTGCCACGAG GTAGTGCCCCTGTAGGACCCCCGCTGCCTGGAGTTCCTATTGGTCCCCCTGGCCCAAGGCCGCGGGGGCCACCACCGCCTCCTGGGGAAGAAGGCCGAGAG ACAGACGATTCCACTGTTGGCCCCAAGATCCCTCAGGCCCTGGAGAAGATCCTGCAACTCAAGGAGATCCGGCAGGAGGAGCTCATAACTGTGCCTGGCACCACAG ATGATGATATGGAGACAGATTTGAAGGCATTGATCAGTATCTCTGCTTCCGAGACAGAAGAAGACATGGCTCTATCAAAGAAAGAG AGGAACCGTAAGCGCCGTAAccggaagaagaagaagaaggcaCGTGTGGCAGCAGAGGGCAAAGGGGAGAAGGAATCTCCACGCACTGAGCCCAAAGACAGCGAGTCAGTGGTGGAGATTGAGTATGTCACTGAGGAGCCAGAGATCTATGATCCCAACTTCATCTTCTTCAAGAGGATCTTCGATGCCTTCAAG CTGACGGATGATGTAAAGAAAGATAAAGAGAAGGAACCTGACAAGGCAGACAAGCCAGAGAGCGCAGCTGCACCCAAGAAGAAGGGCTTCGAGGAGGACCGGAAGGGCAGTGATGATGACAGTTCTGATGATGAACAG GAGAAGAAACCTGAGGCCCCCAAACTGTCTAAGAAGAAGCTGAGACGTATGAATCGTTTCACGGTGGCAGAGCTCAAACAG CTTGTGGCACGTCCAGACGTGGTGGAGATGCATGATGTGACCGCCCAGGACCCCAAGCTGCTGGTTCACCTCAAGGCCACCCGCAACTCGGTGCCTGTGCCCCGGCACTGGTGCTTCAAGCGCAAATACTTGCAGGGCAAGCGGGGCATTGAGAAGCCGCCTTTCGAGCTGCCTGACTTCATCAAGCGCACGGGCATCCAGGAGATGCGAGAGGCGCTGCAGGAAAAG GAGGAGCAGAAGACAATGAAGTCAAAGATGCGGGAGAAGGTTCGCCCCAAGATGGGCAAGATCGACATTGACTACCAGAAGCTGCATGACGCCTTCTTCAAGTGGCAGACCAAGCCCAAGCTCACCATCCATGGAGACCTCTACTATGAG GGCAAGGAGTTTGAGACACGGTTGAAAGAGAAGAAACCGGGGGACCTGTCAGATGAACTGCGTATTGCCTTGGGGATGCCCGTTGGCCCG AATGCCCACAAAGTGCCACCCCCATGGCTGATTGCCATGCAGCGCTATGGCCCACCCCCCTCCTACCCTAACCTGAAGATCCCGGGCCTCAATTCACCCATCCCAGAG GGCTGCTCGTTCGGGTACCATgccgggggctgggggaagcctCCTGTTGATGAGACTGGGAAGCCCCTGTATGGAGACGTCTTTGGGACCAATGCTTCTGAGTTCCAG ACCAAGGCAGAAGAGGAGGAAATCGACCGGACACCCTGGGGGGAGCTGGAGCCATCAGATGAGGAATCctcagaggaggaagaggaggaggagagtgatgaggagaAGCCAGATGAGACGGGCTTCATTACCCCAGCTGACAG TGGCCTGATCACGCCAGGCGGCTTctcctctgtccctgctggcatgGAGACTCCCGAGCTCATTGAACTGAGGAAGAAGAAGATAGAGGAGGCCATGGATGG CAGCGAGACGCCCCAGCTCTTCACAGTGCTGCCAGAGAAGCGAACAGCCACGGTTGGGGGTGCTATGATGGGTTCCACTCACATCTATGACATGTCCACG GTGATGAGCCGGAAGGGGCCAGTGCCAGAGATCCAGGGAGTGGAGGTGGCGCTGGCTCCTGAGGAGTTGGAGCTTGACCCGATGGCCATGACCCAGAAGTACGAAGAGCACGTGCGGGAGCAGCAGGCCCAGGTGGAGAAGGAGGACTTCAGTGACATGGTGGCTGAGCATGCAGCTAAGCAGAag cagaAGAAGCGGAAAGCACAGCCCCAGGACACGCGTGGGGGTGGCAAGAAG
- the SF3B2 gene encoding splicing factor 3B subunit 2 isoform X1 produces the protein MATEHPEPPKGELPLPAYGAWAPAELQAKLAEIGAPVQGSREELVERLQTYTLQTGIVLSRPSLRGDDGDKPTPPPIPGQLPGIPLPPPPMGMPPMQPPPPPPPPPGISLNFPMGVGPPPPPPGMGPPLRMQSVDPSALSEEDRLKLAQQQAAMLMQQEERAKQAAVLLEQERQKEMAKLAPPVPRPPLDVGPVRPIGPRPPMVPRGSAPVGPPLPGVPIGPPGPRPRGPPPPPGEEGRETDDSTVGPKIPQALEKILQLKEIRQEELITVPGTTVDDDMETDLKALISISASETEEDMALSKKERNRKRRNRKKKKKARVAAEGKGEKESPRTEPKDSESVVEIEYVTEEPEIYDPNFIFFKRIFDAFKLTDDVKKDKEKEPDKADKPESAAAPKKKGFEEDRKGSDDDSSDDEQEKKPEAPKLSKKKLRRMNRFTVAELKQLVARPDVVEMHDVTAQDPKLLVHLKATRNSVPVPRHWCFKRKYLQGKRGIEKPPFELPDFIKRTGIQEMREALQEKEEQKTMKSKMREKVRPKMGKIDIDYQKLHDAFFKWQTKPKLTIHGDLYYEGKEFETRLKEKKPGDLSDELRIALGMPVGPNAHKVPPPWLIAMQRYGPPPSYPNLKIPGLNSPIPEGCSFGYHAGGWGKPPVDETGKPLYGDVFGTNASEFQTKAEEEEIDRTPWGELEPSDEESSEEEEEEESDEEKPDETGFITPADSGLITPGGFSSVPAGMETPELIELRKKKIEEAMDGSETPQLFTVLPEKRTATVGGAMMGSTHIYDMSTVMSRKGPVPEIQGVEVALAPEELELDPMAMTQKYEEHVREQQAQVEKEDFSDMVAEHAAKQKQKKRKAQPQDTRGGGKKYKEFKF, from the exons ATGGCGACCGAGCACCCAGAGCCGCCGAAGGGGGAGCTGCCGCTGCCGGCCTACGGGGCCTGGGCGCCCGCCGAGCTGCAAGCGAAGTTggccgagatcggggccccggtGCAAG GCAGCCGTGAGGAGCTGGTGGAGAGGCTGCAGACATACACGCTGCAG ACTGGCATCGTGCTGAGCAGGCCGTCTCTTAGGGGAGATGATGGTGAcaagcccaccccacccccgataCCTGGACAG CTCCCTGGGAtccccttgccccctccccccatggggatGCCACCCATGCAGCCCccgccaccccctcctcctccccctggcaTCAGTCTCAACTTCCCCATGGGCGTGGGGCCCCCTCCGCCGCCCCCAGGCATGGGCCCCCCCCTCCGCATGCAGAGTGTGGACCCCTCGGCTCTGTCAGAGGAAGATCGTCTGAAGCTGGCGCAGCAGCAGGCAGCCATGCTAATGCAGCAGGAAGAGAGGGCTAAGCAG GCTGCAGTCTTACTAGAACAGGAGCGACAGAAAGAGATGGCCAAGCTGGCCCCCCCGGTGCCCAGACCCCCTCTGGATGTGGGGCCTGTCAGACCCATAGGACCAAGGCCCCCAATGGTGCCACGAG GTAGTGCCCCTGTAGGACCCCCGCTGCCTGGAGTTCCTATTGGTCCCCCTGGCCCAAGGCCGCGGGGGCCACCACCGCCTCCTGGGGAAGAAGGCCGAGAG ACAGACGATTCCACTGTTGGCCCCAAGATCCCTCAGGCCCTGGAGAAGATCCTGCAACTCAAGGAGATCCGGCAGGAGGAGCTCATAACTGTGCCTGGCACCACAG TAGATGATGATATGGAGACAGATTTGAAGGCATTGATCAGTATCTCTGCTTCCGAGACAGAAGAAGACATGGCTCTATCAAAGAAAGAG AGGAACCGTAAGCGCCGTAAccggaagaagaagaagaaggcaCGTGTGGCAGCAGAGGGCAAAGGGGAGAAGGAATCTCCACGCACTGAGCCCAAAGACAGCGAGTCAGTGGTGGAGATTGAGTATGTCACTGAGGAGCCAGAGATCTATGATCCCAACTTCATCTTCTTCAAGAGGATCTTCGATGCCTTCAAG CTGACGGATGATGTAAAGAAAGATAAAGAGAAGGAACCTGACAAGGCAGACAAGCCAGAGAGCGCAGCTGCACCCAAGAAGAAGGGCTTCGAGGAGGACCGGAAGGGCAGTGATGATGACAGTTCTGATGATGAACAG GAGAAGAAACCTGAGGCCCCCAAACTGTCTAAGAAGAAGCTGAGACGTATGAATCGTTTCACGGTGGCAGAGCTCAAACAG CTTGTGGCACGTCCAGACGTGGTGGAGATGCATGATGTGACCGCCCAGGACCCCAAGCTGCTGGTTCACCTCAAGGCCACCCGCAACTCGGTGCCTGTGCCCCGGCACTGGTGCTTCAAGCGCAAATACTTGCAGGGCAAGCGGGGCATTGAGAAGCCGCCTTTCGAGCTGCCTGACTTCATCAAGCGCACGGGCATCCAGGAGATGCGAGAGGCGCTGCAGGAAAAG GAGGAGCAGAAGACAATGAAGTCAAAGATGCGGGAGAAGGTTCGCCCCAAGATGGGCAAGATCGACATTGACTACCAGAAGCTGCATGACGCCTTCTTCAAGTGGCAGACCAAGCCCAAGCTCACCATCCATGGAGACCTCTACTATGAG GGCAAGGAGTTTGAGACACGGTTGAAAGAGAAGAAACCGGGGGACCTGTCAGATGAACTGCGTATTGCCTTGGGGATGCCCGTTGGCCCG AATGCCCACAAAGTGCCACCCCCATGGCTGATTGCCATGCAGCGCTATGGCCCACCCCCCTCCTACCCTAACCTGAAGATCCCGGGCCTCAATTCACCCATCCCAGAG GGCTGCTCGTTCGGGTACCATgccgggggctgggggaagcctCCTGTTGATGAGACTGGGAAGCCCCTGTATGGAGACGTCTTTGGGACCAATGCTTCTGAGTTCCAG ACCAAGGCAGAAGAGGAGGAAATCGACCGGACACCCTGGGGGGAGCTGGAGCCATCAGATGAGGAATCctcagaggaggaagaggaggaggagagtgatgaggagaAGCCAGATGAGACGGGCTTCATTACCCCAGCTGACAG TGGCCTGATCACGCCAGGCGGCTTctcctctgtccctgctggcatgGAGACTCCCGAGCTCATTGAACTGAGGAAGAAGAAGATAGAGGAGGCCATGGATGG CAGCGAGACGCCCCAGCTCTTCACAGTGCTGCCAGAGAAGCGAACAGCCACGGTTGGGGGTGCTATGATGGGTTCCACTCACATCTATGACATGTCCACG GTGATGAGCCGGAAGGGGCCAGTGCCAGAGATCCAGGGAGTGGAGGTGGCGCTGGCTCCTGAGGAGTTGGAGCTTGACCCGATGGCCATGACCCAGAAGTACGAAGAGCACGTGCGGGAGCAGCAGGCCCAGGTGGAGAAGGAGGACTTCAGTGACATGGTGGCTGAGCATGCAGCTAAGCAGAag cagaAGAAGCGGAAAGCACAGCCCCAGGACACGCGTGGGGGTGGCAAGAAG